In Phocoena phocoena chromosome 3, mPhoPho1.1, whole genome shotgun sequence, the DNA window TCTGAGATCAGCAGGACTACCGTCTCACTCTTCTTCAATTTCACAGCATTCTAAGGGAAGTAAATCGCCAGACTGGCTGATGCATCCGGGTCCACCAGACACTGCAGAGTTAATAAAAACTTTACCTCAGAAGTACAGAAGGAAACTTGTATCTCAAGAAGAAATTGAATTTATCCAAGTACGTTGTTGCTCTTTATCCCAATACTGTGGAAAACACCTCAACGTTATTGGCTTTGGAGTTTCATATTGCTGATTTCCATGTTCTTCCCATTGTCTTGTCAAGGTGTGTCCATAGCTAAGACAGGGATGGCCATGTAGGCCTGGACTATGAGAAATAAACGATGTTCGAGCCCTCAGTAAATGTGCATGAAGGAATATATGTGTAGAAGTATAGTATGGTaaatagcaaaatatatataCCCCATGGAAAAAAGCTCTTTAGGgtcctcattaatttttttttaattaatttactttttgctgcgttgggtcttcgttgctgtgcatgggctttctctagttgcggcaagcgggggctactctttgttgcag includes these proteins:
- the KGD4 gene encoding alpha-ketoglutarate dehydrogenase component 4 — translated: MMGSKMASASRVVQVVKPHTPLIRFPDRRDNPKPNVSEVLRSAGLPSHSSSISQHSKGSKSPDWLMHPGPPDTAELIKTLPQKYRRKLVSQEEIEFIQRGGPE